A single window of Oncorhynchus clarkii lewisi isolate Uvic-CL-2024 chromosome 10, UVic_Ocla_1.0, whole genome shotgun sequence DNA harbors:
- the LOC139419431 gene encoding glutaredoxin domain-containing cysteine-rich protein 2, with product MEELQRKLDKRYDSDQLYDSKPRKVRFKLASSVSGRVLKHVYEDGQELDSPEEKYPHSFHSHKMPRHLEMEQLCGFQDMQDQGLYPPTGLMAQRINVYRGGANYRPSAHNDTPEGVPNSSVLDFGKIIIYTSNLRIIRAPRREEGTGRHPQTPGGVDEYSQGRNRGGKRRPKALCAHGEEQSTHPQDGEEQSTHRPDGQDAVSGCQHCGGSGCAPCSLCHGSKLSMLANRFNESISVLRCQACYPDGLERCQSCTK from the exons ATGGAGGAGCTCCAGAGGAAACTGGACAAGAGGTATGACAGCGATCAGCTGTATGACAGCAAACCCAGAAAGGTGAGGTTCAAGCTGGCCTCGTCGGTCAGCGGCAGGGTGCTGAAGCATGTGTACGAGGATGGCCAGGAGCTGGACAGCCCAGAGGAGAAATACCCCCACAGCTTCCACAGCCACAAGATGCCCAGACACCTGGAGATGGAGCAGCTCTGTGGCTTCCAGGACATGCAGGACCAGGGTCTGTACCCCCCTACCGGACTGATGGCCCAGAGGATCAACGTCTACAGGGGGGGTGCTAACTACAGACCCTCTGCCCACAATGATACACCAGAGGGAGTCCCCAAT TCTTCAGTATTGGACTTCGGAAAGATAATAATCTACACCAGCAATCTGCGCATCATCCGGGCCCCTCGGAGGGAAGAAGGGACGGGGCGCCATCCTCAGACCCCGGGGGGAGTGGACGAGTACTCACAGGGGCGTAACAGAGGGGGTAAGAGGAGGCCCAAAGCCCTCTGTGCTCATGGGGAGGAGCAGAGCACACATCCACAGGACGGGGAGGAGCAGAGCACCCATCGACCGGACGGG CAGGATGCAGTGTCTGGCTGCCAGCATTGTGGAGGTTCGGGCTGTGCCCCCTGCTCTCTATGCCATGGCAGCAAGCTGTCAATGCTGGCCAACCGCTTCAATGAGTCTATCAGTGTGCTGCGATGCCAGGCCTGCTACCCTGATGGACTGGAGAGGTGCCAGTCCTGTACCAAATAA